The sequence CAGTATaatgtgtaataataataatattacacaTTGAAAAGTGCCAGAAGTCAAGATTGAAAAGAACATGATGACAAATGAATGAGAGTCAGAGAATGATCCAGCCATAAAAACCTTATTTACAGTCATGCTTTTGGCGACAGCATTTGAGACAAAAAAAGCCTGCATTTTCTGGGAGAAAACGGTCTTTATTCAAATGATCATGTTTTTGattttagtaataattattacattgttATTGGGTCTTTCTTATATTTTATACTGACCCCACAAACTTTTACCTTTAAGACTTATGTTAAAATAAAGTCTTTCTATTCTATTTCTATTCTATCCTACAATGGGTTTAGTTTTGCAAGAAACAGTGGCACCACCTCCATGGAGGGGTGAAACTTGTTAAATTTGGTATCACAGTAAGATCAAAGTACCTCTATGATGAGAAAATTACAAAGTGTTATCAATTTTCAGGTTTTAGCCCTTTACAAGAGCAAATAATCAAAGGCTAACACCCTGACAAAAGCCTAACATGAGAAATGTCAGCTTTATAACCTTCTATGGTGGTATTAAATGTGACCTAAGTATCCACTGGTTTTATataaattgcaggggtacctggagaaaagccttaagtgacttctgataaattaccagattctccttctaaatttccttgtatttagttgtgaatgactaggagaatttgacattgcatcaaaagtcacttaaggccttattccacacatccCTTCAATCATTGATAACACAGAGCACCATAAAGACAGCCAAGATCACCTAATATGGTATGTAAATTTTCATGataaatgtttttaaattttatatgatTAACTTGATGTCAATTGTACAtattttttaggaattttagaTTCTTAAGTCTTAATTATGATAGTTTTACTTTATTTTAATTAGCTTTGTTTTACTGTCCCCAATTAGTACTGTAATGTAATAGAATTTTATGACAATTAAATAAAGGTTTCATGATCATCATCGTCACAGAAATTTCTCCAACAGACAGGCACTTAAAGTAAATAAAACCTCACTCAATAAAGGCCTTTCTTACCTGGATCCCCAAAGCGACAGTTAAACTCCAGAACTCTGGGTCCATGAGGCGTCAACATCATGCCAGCATACAGGACACCAACAAAGTTACAGCCTTCTTTGCGCAAACCATCAACTGTTTTTTGAAGAATGTCCCTAGTAATCACCTCCATAGTTAACTCAGATACCTATGATACAACCTCACTTGTTAGtatgagtaatcaaatgattttgagtgcaatttggaaataaataagcatgagtaagactaacaaaattgcacaagcccATAGGGCCTTGCCAAAATTTTTAGCTGCCACAAAAAAGTTCAAGGATATACAGTACTTAGTTTATGAAAAATACTGCAGTTTGGCAAGTGTAATTAACACAACAATTATTTTGAGTCGCTGGGCatttgaaacactaaaatttggtttgaAAGAAGTTGACAATTGAATCTAAGAGCAAACTGTTTTGAAACCTCCAAACACTGTTCATTGCATACCAGCAGCAACAATGATTGTCCTtgactgcaaaaaaaattgatgttgaAGTACTTACCTGTGGGCAGGGAGCATATGCACCCATCCCTCCTGTGTTGGGTCCCTGATCGTTGTCTAACAAACGCTTGTGATCTTGGGCTGGAGGCATAACAGCAATGGTTCTTCCATCGGTAAAACAAAGCACCTGCCGTAGGATAGTCAAAAGTCATTAGCAACAATTTTAACAAAGTCTTGAGCTGGAAGTAGTAACGGCAAGCATGATTCACCGAGAAGGCCACCCATGAGCATCAGGCAGATGAAAGCGCTAATGTATCTGCAAACCCTTTTGGTTACAACATCCAAGAAGAGAGGCAAAGTTTGGCGAAGCATGATCGTGAATTAACTGGCTAATTCATGAAACTGCATTTATTCACATATTAACATATCAAGGAAAAAAGACTTTCCCCTAGGTGATTTTGCATACTGCTTAATCTTACAGATACTTCCTCGCCTTCTAGCTTTTCCTCTATTACTACTGTTGATCCAGCCTCACCCAAACTCTTTTcctgtaaacaaaataataaaaagaactgGGTGGTCACTTTTATTGTCCACAAGAATTACACACGTTGcataaattgaatttcattccCAGTTAAATGTATCTGTTCAAAATCACCACTTTGGCTGGCTACTATGACATTAATGAGCCCATGAAAATAGATCTTGATGGCAAATTCAAAAAGAGCCATATACTGTAGGTACCAGAACTAACCCTTGAGAAGCCCCAGTTTCCTCCTAGAATGGTTTgggtattttatttttcaactaAGACTTCCTATCCAAATCTGAAGTAAATGAAGGCCCTTATGCAGTGCCTTCACTCCAAGCCCCTTTCATATAAAACTTGACTTAAGTCTTAGCAAGACTTTTCAGATGCACAAACTTAGTGATCTAGGGACTCACATGAAACTGAAAGGAGATGGGACCAGTGTGGCACAGACCACTAATCCTGACTGCCACCTACAGCTCCCATCTCTCAAAGTGAGTGTGCAGTTTCAGTCCATCTCAACCACACCCAAGGGTTTTTCTCCAAGAGCTCTAGTTTTCCCCCCAAACTCATCTCCCACCAGCCTGTGGTAATCTCCTCCAAGATCATACATGGGCCAAACagcagctaaaactggggactAATGTATATGCTCTTGGCCTCATATTGAGAAGCTGCATCCTTCATGATTCAGTCCCCAGGAATACAAGAGAGGGTGATTAGTCGTTTGCTGACATCAGGGCGCAGACTCATTGCTTAGTCTAGTCCTGGGTTAACGCCTTCATCGCacatggaggttgggtgcccaggaAGATGGTGGCTGGAACTACTAACCCCAAACCCAAGTAGCTTGAACACCTAAGAGCCTGCCCTACTTGCAACCCTACCACGAGCTCGGCACACCAGAAAAACCCTGCCCCAGTCTCAGCACCTGCCGCACTGAACTGGAAGAATAGTGGAGAACCTATTGGGTAGATAATGATTAAAACTATAATAAAggggggagggaggggtggGGAGCCTGAAAAAGGCAATCTACATGAAAACACCCAGTACACTGAGCAGAGTAAAACTACAAGCACCTGCAATAGCACGCACCTCACCCCTTCAAGACTACTGCTGACCCAGTGATCAGCAAAAAGCCCAGAAGTCACGCCCAACACAGTGATACATCTGCGAAATGCAGCAATGCTACAGAAAAGCCCAGATTTACAGAATTGGCGGGTTAGAGTTTAACGAATGGCTTTCGagcccgtaaagttttcgggactttcgagaaacaggccgcTGGGCATAAAATTGAATAGTGGACAATTACAGACATTTTTGTTCACCATCTCACCTGCAGCATATCCCTAACAGCTTGTTTCGCCTGTTTTAAACTGTCAGCAACAACAACTCCTTTACCAGCTGCCAGTCCGCTTGCTTTCACAACCAACGCTTCATAGCCAGCCGTTTCAATATGTTTACACGCTTCTTCAACATCTGTAAAAGCCTTCCAACGTGCTGTAGGAATTTTATGTCGTTGCATGAAATCTTTGGCAAAGTGTTTACTAGACTCGATCTGTGCAGCAGATTTGCTTGGCCCAAAACACGGAATGTTACTATCGCTAAGAGAATCTGAAAGGCCATTTGCTAGGGGTACCTCGGGACCAACGATGACAAAATCCACGTTATTATCCTCacaatattttacaacattttcgtTGTTGTTAGGGTCGAGTTCAGAAGAGGAGACGTTCTTCGTCTTTGAACGAATGCTTACTGTTCCCGCATTTCCCGGCGCAATTAATATTTTACCAACATGACTTGATTGAGCAACTTTCCTGGCAATTGCATTTTCCCGGCCACCTCCGCCAATAATCAAAACTTTGTCTGCCATGTATATAACTTTACGAAAGTTTCTGAAAGTCGACTGTCACTCGACGTTCCACGTGGTATTACTGGATGCATATATTCCACGTGGTATTactggatgcatatatggcatcCTCACATGAAGTATACCTCCCACGTGCTAGAGCGAGCGTGGGAGCTACCATGACGTTCTTGCCAGCTTAGCCaccacgtaccaatgtaaaattctcattgtacatgaagaaggctggtttggccagccgaaatatagtacacctacaaaaaaatccttctacgttgtgtcgacttctgcttctattttcttctttccgattagatcactattgatccaacgtacaccagcgggatcttAAACGTTTCTTAGCCACCaagcctggggcctgtttctcgaaggtcccgaaacttttcgggcgtatttcgggtgacataattctctttgtatcttcaaaacggaagcgtctcgaggcacgaaactttgtaattatttttatttttactccctttacaacatataaaaagaccagctttgcaGAATAAGCAGGACGtacttttacgaatggcttttcgggcccgaaaagttctcgggactttcgaggaacGGGCCCCTGAAGTCTAGAGATCCGGGGAGAGTGGAGATGGGAATTTGTGAGGGAAGACACTATAATACTTATCACcccatttatttctttatttatttattcgtttatttagcctttttttctttaaaatatgtTAAAAGAAGAGGTTTTCAAGACAGGAGGGTTGCTGTTTCACAAATATatggacattttcaaaattcacaTTTGCTCTACGTAATATCATTTCCTGGTTAAAAAATATTCAAAGCTTACCAATAGCTCACTTATCggatttgtttcattttcttagaTGAGCTCAGGAAACTCTTGAAGGAATTTCGCGCCCCCAGTCCTTGCGCGTGGCTGCTACCTGCAACAGGTCTGGGACTCGGCATGATGTCTATTTTTGTCGTTGTCAAGGAAACAAGGCCATCATTGTTGAGGTCACGTGAGAAATTTCCAGAAACGGCAAAGTCACAAAAATCGAAGCACATTTTGTAGCATTTCAAGAGTGGGATGTCGCCAAGAAACATTTGATCTCAAGGCGGATACCTGACCAGTGATGTTAAGCCTTATGGCAAATTGTTTTACTTGGATAAAACAAAGGAGAGAACCGTCGAAGTAAGTGAGAACTTACTTTgtcttttgcttgtttgttcacTTGTTTATGCCTTGATCGAATTGAAAATGTAAGTGAGGTTTTTCTGCCATACACGCTTTTCTAGGAAAGTCACTCTTCTTATGGTGGGCTTGGACAATGCGGGAAAAACGTCCACGGTTGCTGATTTGACGGGAGGTGTGTTGAAAATTTGATTAAAAACGTTTCAATACTACTCGTTGCGTTAATATGAACAGCTGTACTTTTTATTTACATGTACAGGGTTATGTTCCTTGTAGACATTGGTAGTTCGAGTATAAGGGATCTCGCCATTTAAGTCAATTTTTAGTTCAAAAATACACGTTTCATCAAATAATTTTAGTACTGAAGTCCTCTGAATTCAAAAACGGAATTGTTTAGAAGGAGAAAAATTATGAGACTTCCGGATGTCGTTCTTGAAGTCGAAAGGCTGTTAATTCTGTTTTGTTTCCCGTGTTATGTCATTCTCCTGAAGCTCAAAAGGGAAATCAGCGATCGCTCTGGTTGAAATATCACCGACTAACAAAAACTTTGTCTTCAGGCTCAATCAAGTTTCTCTTAGCAGTTTATTAACTAGATTTGCAACATAGTGAACTAATATAGCAGTGGTAATCTTAGATGAGCAGACATTCACGACAGTGTGAAACATTTATAATTGATCTTTCCTGTAATATTGAGCACCAATGGAAAAAGACTCCATTAATAACTATGTAATTGGTTGTGGTGTACATGAAGAGTATGATATTCCAGGTGATGACAACCTAACTAGATCTTGATCATTAAGGTTGTTGAGAACTACATTAAGACCTGCTAAGATTATCATATGTagaaacatcataaggatcTTTGAGGAattggctgatttagcaagagagTGGCTTGCGGAGTACAATTGTTATTTCCCAAATGCGGTCAAATTAGAAGAGAAGGCAGATTCTGTAGGCCTTCAAATCATTATCTGATCTTCCCATCCTGTTGTTAATCAGCCTTGGTTGAATTAGTAACAGAATGGAAACATTGAATGACAATGTGAGAGTGTGCAGAATAGACTTGGTTCTGCTCTAAtctgaccatatttgggtactTGTATTACATAAGCCATTGTCAAGTGATGTTCtcgttctcttgctaaatcacCCTATTGATGGCCTGAGAACTTCAGTTGTTAAAATTAGAGGTGTGCAAAGTCTTGCAGAGATAACGTGAAATGAACGAATGAATGaataaacaaatcaataaaGAACATTAATCATTTTAAGTCACCTCTTCTAGCTTTCAATGTAATTGATCCTCCCAGGTATGAGTGCTAGCTACTTCAGCAGTAATGAGAGAAGCACCTTTGTGCATAAATTATCAGTACTCTTACTGATTCTTATTAGATCATCAAACATTGTCTTTACGATTTCAAGCCACGTTTTCTTTTCAGTTACCTAAAAATAGTACACTATATgtgacaaaaaatattttttaagtaCAGTATTACTTTCTTAGCCTGTGCAGCTGGTATTTTTGGTATGTTTTAGACAGAAGGAATATTTCAGTTTTGAAACCCAACAGAAACTCTCACTACTTAGGCTGGCATACTATAGTTATTTAATGGTCGtttataaaatatgcttcagaAAGAATTTTTGTCAATTATAGAGTCTCCCTGCCTTGAATTTTTTGGACATGCTGTTTCAATCAGGGTTTTCAAATCTCTTTTCCACGGCAGAGAAAGTGTTAAGCCTGCAGAAGTATTTGTCATCATGTCTCAGCTCCAATATTTGTACCTCTGAGTTATATCATAATAAGTattggaatgttttttttttttgctttcctcACAGAATCCACAGATGGAATAGTACCAACAATTGGCTTTCAAAATTCTTCTTTCTCGCTGTACAAGTTTCAAGTCACATTGTTTGATGTTGGAGGTGGACCAAGAATTCGTTCCATTTGGAAAATCTATTATGCAGATGTGAGAAGTTATTCTTGATGAATGATTTCCCATAACATGCCTCTTTTGTACTAGAATCAAGGCTATCCAGTTGGGTGGTTAATTTCGGATGGGATAGAATACAAGTTTTAAGTATAAGTGGGTCGGTTTTACATGCCATGTAGGAAGAGGATGCATCTTGCATCAATCTATGTTGCTTTTGTTTctctataataatattattagttaaAACATTTGTTTTTAATCATCACTGCACTAAAATTTAGGCATGACCACTGATTATTAAGCTACTTAAACATTATCAGGGGAAATTGTGTTGTAAGATGACATAGGACGAAACtcaacaagttttttttcacaAGTTGTGTTATATTCGAATTGTCACTGCATGGACACTTACTTTCagcttttgtttgaaattgctAAAAAATCTATCTGATTTTTAAGTAGAGAAGGTAGCATATAAGGAGATATTGTAATTGCAAGCATCTTTGGTTCATTAACCAAGAAAATGGCAACGGCCGATTTTAATACTTAGAAACATGAAGCACACTCTATTtctcattttatttatttctcctGAATTCCAATATTTCCAAGCCCTGACAAGACAGTTGGGGTGTTAATGCGACTAGGGGAAATATTTTATGTCCTACTTTCCTTTTTTATCTCAGTGTTGACCAATgtgttttcttgtttgtttttttttattttttatttttttagtgtTATGGTATTGTGTTTGTTGTGGATTCAAGTGATGCAGACAGATTGgaagaaagcaagaaaattctACATGAAACAGAGGCACAGCCTCGTGTTAGTGGAAAACCTCTACTGGTGTAAGTTATGTTCACACAATTATATTATCATTATATGTTTATTTACTGTTTAATTTGGCTGTTTTTTTTATGTTCAAAAGACTTGGAAATAAGCAGGACTGTGAAGGAgcattgaatgaaagtgaattaCGAAGAAAACTGGAGCTTGATAAGCTCACACAAAAATACAAGTGTCCTTGCCAAGTGGtgagtgaattattattaacaCAAAGAAATTACACAAAAAGGGTATAgtataaagttttttttttttaatcaaagtttttattttaaatcaaTCTGGCCCAAGTTGCTCCAACCATGGTTAGTGCTAATTGGTGTTAACTACCGTAGAAAcatataggttttaataccttttAACCAATGACTACAGAACTATGCTTCAAGCTACTGGCCCCTAGTTTTTTATGTATCAGCAGTTTTACCCTTTTTTTTGCCTCTGAATTAAATGAAAGGTTACTTTTATAACTTTGGGAGAGGTCTTCTTGTATTTTGCTGCAACAGCTGTGGTTGGTGTCCATCTTGTATGAAATGAAATCAAACTGATGCAGTGTCTTGTTTTATTCTTGATGGAATCTGATCATTTTGGTGAATACAGTCCTGAAAATGAATGCTTTTGGTGGTGACTGACATTTTGACAAGCTATGTGGAATTCAGCGTCAGAGTCAAGTGTTCTTGGTGGGGGTCTTCAGAGTCAGTTGACTCAGAGGACGATTTCTGCACAGGTTGTGAAAACACCAGTCACCACCAACAACAGTCCATCTCAGGATTCTGCTCTCTTTATTAATCAGAATTTCCCTCAAGGTATGTCACCCTGGATTCAAACCTTTCTCAGTTCTTATTTTAATGGTATcttatttctttcagttttgcTGTACAGCAGTtcttggtaaagaaaataaagtaGACAAACAAATTAAGAAAGGTGAGATGCTGTAGACTGCAAAAGTCTCTCATGATCCCAAATTAGTGACTTTCTTGTCATCCATCACTACCTTATGAAAACCACGTAATAATGGTTTCCTGGCAACTGGTGACGGAacacaactgaaaagatttcacaATTCCAGGTAGAAAACTTGAAGCAATACCCCCGCCACCCTGGCATCATGTACAACCAGCAGAAAAAAAGGCTTTAACTAACGTGATCCTCAGGTTCCCTGAGAGAGCTCTGGGTTGAGCCTGGAATCTTACCAGTCCATAATGATAATCCTGTGGCTGTTGTATTTTCAGGTTTTCGCTGGCTTTTATCTGAGGTTTCCAAAGATTTTGAGAATATTTCTAGAAGAGTGGAAAAGGATCTTGCTGAGCAGGTGACTGCAATAGATTACTGCAAATAAATATTTGACTATAGTTTGGGGACAAATGCAGAATagtattaaataattattaatgtaatttTATGATGTTTGAGTGAGCTGCTAGCTAATCAGTGAGAAATTCAAAACATTCTAATTGCATGATGGAGAGGTTTGGGTTCTTTCATGTGATCTCGCAGGctattttaggtttttttttttttttcgccattCTACGTCAGTCAGTCTTGTTGATGACTTCGcttttctttctcgtttttttttatgGTAAGGATGGTCGAGGGGTACCTCCTTCATTAGGTTTCGTGGCACTGCTTTTGATGGGGATACATTTCCGCCTTTCTTGGCCACAAATAAGAAGCGGTTTTTGGGTGGTTTATCTTATCTTAATGTTGTAACGTAACATTTATTGTAATTATGTATTTATATTATTCTACTGCGTGAATTCATCAGCTGGCTGACTGCACTCTCCTTGATAAACTTTTCTACTTGGAATGCTTGTGTTAGCGGAGTCAGAATTTATTTTTCCAGTGTGCACATCTCGAGATGATTATTGTCCTCCGTAGAACTCATCCTATTTCATTTTACTCAATGTATAGAAAATAGAGCAGGATATGGAAAAGGCTCTGCGAAAGGAAAGACTGCGCAAAACCAGAGAAGAGAGGTAATAGAGTCTCTTTTTATTTGGTTTTGTTACAGTAAAATTTGAGTCCCATATTATAGGTTACTGaaatgcatgatgttgacttATGGAAACCCGGGAAAAGTGCTCTCATATTGAGCGAAACCGATTTACCTTTAGGGATGTACCGAGGATTATTTGGGGAGGGGCTGGCTGATACATTTAGCTATTTGAAATTGACGTATGTTACAAGTTAGGAATGACAAAATGgttcctttgaaaagttttgcaAAAGCAAAAATCGAAGAACTGTACCAACTTTGTGCATTCCCACGCTCGCTTATATTGTTCCTACATACGTCTCTGTTGGAAGAAAGTCAAGATGCCATCATTTGTCTAGGGTGCTTTGCCAGAAATTTCTCGCAAACCAGTCCATGTTACCTGTGTTTCTgacagataaatttttttgttcCCTCTCCCTAAGGGGTGGGGCTGCGCCAACTAATCCACACCCTTCCTCCGGAGAGTTGCGCCTGAATTTTCTGAGTGCTGGTTTGGATGCACTGCCTCTGCGCTAAAGGAAATTGGTGCAAGCTAAGCCATTGAACCAGATACAGTTcgcaataattttatttttcttcgtGTGACAATTACCAGGGAAAAAGCCGAGAGGGAGGCTGCAGCCGCTGAAAAGGCAAAGCAAGTTGTAGAAGACTCAGACGACGGTGTTGTAGCGGGCAAGGTACTTATAAAATAAAGCATGTCTAtccctataggtggtttgcaaccaatttctagggacacagataacaatgctgcaatgtacaattgctggtggacgaacaagaGGATCTAATTAGAAatcatggcggctatgacgtaacgtgaaaaccacctattgtgTAAGCGCGGAACTGTGGCAGTGGAAAGTTAAGAGCCTGTGGCACTTTGAAAAGGTTAACGCTATCACAGTCCTGTGACTGCAGGAACTTGAGAaactataggcgaatctttgtttacactttttgcctcattaacatatgcttatcactatcagatgacgctaataaaataaaaactctgaatattgaaagggaataacagtttaagttttct is a genomic window of Acropora muricata isolate sample 2 chromosome 8, ASM3666990v1, whole genome shotgun sequence containing:
- the LOC136924969 gene encoding ADP-ribosylation factor-like protein 13B, coding for MLSLMANCFTWIKQRREPSKKVTLLMVGLDNAGKTSTVADLTGESTDGIVPTIGFQNSSFSLYKFQVTLFDVGGGPRIRSIWKIYYADCYGIVFVVDSSDADRLEESKKILHETEAQPRVSGKPLLVLGNKQDCEGALNESELRRKLELDKLTQKYKCPCQVFCCTAVLGKENKVDKQIKKGFRWLLSEVSKDFENISRRVEKDLAEQKIEQDMEKALRKERLRKTREEREKAEREAAAAEKAKQVVEDSDDGVVAGKDKKEKKGKKTPEQETSLKKKKKQREMSPESEEPGTTERKKKRKKKPKNEAAGEMLENATAGEETPQIVSPIESPRDDRVRTPCESSASLQPDLQNRISSPTNENVITQADGEVKQKRKKKRRRKLNKTAPLEEENYRLPPLNAWDAPPATLNGLPGSSGVSPRRLEPLGPPRGQGISSATFSRDDGESNFLPPLRTTWTRSKPNSEEDVVT